In Acomys russatus chromosome 16, mAcoRus1.1, whole genome shotgun sequence, the DNA window CAGGTTTTGCTGAGGTAGGTTCTTACTGTGTACTCCAAGATGACCCTCAGCTGGGTGTCTTCATGCCTAGCCCCTCAGAACCGGACTTTTAGGTATCTGTCTGCAGCCTTGCCAAGGATAAACTGTATGTggggttgtgggttttttttttttttttcttttctttttgttgtttgttttgagataaaagtttcttgaagcccaggctggcccctaacCCGCTATGTAATTTAGGAGTGtctggaactcctgatcctcctgcctctgcttcccaagaactgggattataggcacaagCCACTGTTCCTGGCTCCTAGCACATAATCTTTGTCTGTGGCAGGTTCTCACCAAGACTGATTTAGAACTCAAAATTCCTTGGCCTCAGAATAGTGTCACACAAATATTGAGAAGAAAGGAGTAAGAATGACAACATATTTGTACGTTGCCCTATTTTCTAATAAAGGTCAATTCTCAAGTGCAATGGCCCTTAGTAAATTCTCTGGGTAGTGGGTAATGCCTGGCTCCTAGACACTGAGTTTCTGTTTACAGGGAAGCAGAATAAGAGAAAATTTAGGATGGTTTCCTCTTAGAAATAAGGATGAtgatgccagatgtggtggcgcacacctttaatcctaacactcagggaggcagaggcaggtagatcgatgtgagtttgacaccagcctggtctacaaaatactcactcaggacagtcagggctacacagagaaaccctgtcgtgaaaaaacaaaaaaaccaatcaaacaaacaaaaaatgaagatgagggatgtggtgtgtgtatctgtttgtgtgtgttcaggaCACTTTCTGACACCAAACAGGTGTTATCTTTATTATACGGTGCCCACTTCAGGGTTCCGTAAAGATGTGAAtgtgagccgggtggtggtgacatgtgcctttaatcccagcacttgggaggcagaggtaggcagatccctgtgagttcgaggccagcctggtctacaaaagcaagtccaggacagtcaaggttttacacagacagacagacagacagacacacacacacacacacacacagagagagagagagagagagagagagagaggagagaaatgtgAGGATGTGAAAGGGAGGGCCATGGTTTCTAGTGAGCACTATTCCTTTTCTTGACTTTGAGATACTAGGGTTTGAATTTAATAggtctttgtgcatgctgggcaaagaGAAAGCAGGCTCTTATGCCAGTCACAGGTTgtacaattatttttctttttttattgtagggtggggggctggagagatggctcagccacaaaaggctaggctcacaaccaaaagtagaaatagagtcttactatgtagcccaggctggcttcaaatttgctatccttctgcctcagcctttcaagtgtgctggggttacaggtctgcaccactgagctacaaccccagctctcctttttatttcttgagacattgtctcactggtgcccaagctgaccttgaactcactttgtaacccagaCAAGCCATGAACTTtgatcctcctcctcttccccctaaGAACCTGCCATTACATGCCTGAGTCATCAGCTCCCAAGAGGGTTACCTGGAGCCcgagatgatttttttaaaatttaatcactGCAAATCTATATAAATTTAAGTGATGATTTAGCAGTGTACACTGTTGTAGAATCCTAAAGTAGATGTTAAATAGTAATTAGCAGTGAGGGACCTTTTAAAGTACAAGACTTTTGGGTTGAGACCCTCTTATACTCCTCACCCACACCCTCAAGATCCTGGAATTAACCAGTAACAATtttgtctgattttattttgttttgtttttgaaacatggagctcagctggcctagaacttgccttgtagtcctggctggctttgaacttgtgatcctcctgtctcaagcTGAGTGATGGAATTTATAGGTGTACTTCAGAGTGCCCAACTAACTTGTACATTTTTAAGCTGCTGTTACTGATATTTAACCAGTCTCTAGCAGATAAATGCTTTAGTACTTTATATCTGAGACTGGAGAAATtcaagagaggggggagggagggagacaggaagggagagggaggagagagagagagagagagagagagagagaggagagagagagagagaggaggagagagagagagagagagagagagagagagagagagagagagagagagagagagagagagagattaatttcCTCTAGAGAATTCTTGAAAAGTATAGATAAGCTTAACAAAGTCATGATTCATCTATTTTCAGTTAGACATTTTAATCCCAGCCAAGCCTAATATGCTCTCTAATTATAGTGATATATTTTCCAAATTACAGCTCAAGACACATGGCCCAGCACATATGTCTGTAATTCTGAGCGTTTGGTACAGTACCACTATTTACCTAATGGTAATAAATTATGCTTCTAgggcacattaaaaataaagtgtttctcTTGGTAAGTCATTCCCAAAATATCTTACCTAGATTCTTGCAATTTCTGTGCCCAATTAACTATagaatttaaaatgctttattatttctgtaaaaaaaaattgactttcattctagaaaagcaaaaacacacaTCTGAGGAAAACATTGGaagaataatttatattaaaaatattttgttgacgGATGCTTCAATTTTAAATGCCAGTGCGCTCACAATTTAACCCCACTCTGCAACTAAAAAGccgaaattaaaaaaaagaaaaagaaaattgaaagcgTTTCTGAATGAAATTTCTATGTTCTCAAGAAAGCGTTGCCCAAGTTTTAGGAACCTGGGCAACAAACCCGAAATGGGTCACGTGACCGGTCCCCGCCGCACCACTCGGCCCATTCCACCAACCCTCCCCTTCTCACTCGCTGTGAGACTTTAGAAATATCCTTTCTCAAAGCTGTTCCTTCTAAAAGAAGAGGTGGAAACCCACGCAAGCAGGTCcgagtgcaaaaaaaaaaaaaaaaaaaaaaaacctacacccATAACACGAAAGGCTTCTTGGCGGGCCGCGTAGACGAGGGTTTGTGCCCGGGGTGGTACAGATGGTCTACACAGAAGGTGAGTTGCGGTTTAACCTCTAGACAGAGGCTTAGAAATGTCCGCGCTGCCGTGTTAAAGGGCAAGGCAGCACCGGGACCGGTTTTTTTCCAGGAAGCATGCCCCGATTGCCCAGGAGGGGAAGGCCAGGCCCTGGGCGTTTCATTCACCGCTTCGCTTTCTACCCCCCTCCTCTGCTTGGCTTTCCCTAGCCTTTACCCCGTCCGAGTTTGACGTCCGTCTCCTGGAGACCAGACAGCCAATCGCGTGGCCGCTAAGGTCCGGCGCGACCAATCAGGCTTCGTTGCTACCTGTGAGTTAATATTTTTAGCCGAGAGGAACGCCCCGTTCCACTCCCGACGTGACTCGGATTTCTGGGCTGCAGGTTGTGGAAACGGCGCCGCTCGGCGCCCCTGGAGTCCCTTGCGTCCCTACTCCCTAGCCACCCCTCACACAGTTCAGAAACTCTCGCGGGTTCCTCAGCAAGGCACCGTGTTTATTTCGTGCGCCTGGGTGAAAGCCCTCAAGATGCACGCGTGGGCGCGCACGCCGTCGCATAGGCGGTTTGGCATCGTGTCGCTCGCTGGGACGTTTGATTTTAAGACGGCGTTTCTTACGGTCTCAAGCAACCCTCCATTTGCGAGCTGCTGCCGGATGACCCAGGGAGGTCTGGCCGAGGGGGTGGGGGCTTGCAGAGGCAGTTAAACTGTCACCTGGGCGGGAGGTGCAGCGAGGTGGcctcccttccccgcccccaggTTCTGCAGTCGTCATTCTCGGGGTGGCGGTTGGCCTAAGCCCTGCGGGGATTAATACTCAATGAACCGGGCGCACGAGTCCCGGTCACCCGGGGGTGGGCTGGAGACCCTCAGGATAGCTCGCTCAAGAATGGGGCTCTCCTCGGCCACAGACGCCCTGGGAAGCAGCCTTTCCCGTGTActttgccctccctccccctgcctgcctcggcctcccctcGCGGCCGGCCCCCGCCGTGTCGCCACCTGctccgctcccctcccccccgctTCAGGACCCGGCGGCCCAGccgccccacccctcccaccctcctccaaTCCCGTGCTAATGTCTCTTAACCACGCCCCCACCCTCTCGACGCTGCCAGCTAATTGGTCGTAGCGGCGCACAGAAGGGCGTGGCCATCTATCGGTGGCCGTCTGGACGTGGGCAGGCGGGACTTGGCCAATGgcggctgggggcggggcaggggcggAGTCGGCGCGGCCCGGGGATGCGGGGTGCGGAGGGCGGGACTGTGACGCGGGCGGCGCGCACCCCCGCggaggatgggggcggggaggaggctATAAAACGAGAGGCGGGGCGCGCGCCGCGGCAGAAGGAGCGAAGCTCTGGCCCGGCGCGCAGAGGGCGCTGGACGGGGACGCAGGGCCGGGCCGCCGGGCAGCTGTGTGGAGAAGCGAGCGCTCTCGTCCAAGCCTGCCGTCCCCGCCACCCCTAAGCCAGAGCAGCGAGCTCCCGGGCCCGCCCGAGGCGTCTGTCGCGCGTCCGGCGGTGGCGACGTCTTGCACCTGGCCGCCTCGCCGCTCCCGACCCACCCGCGACCCCGCCCGctgccccttctccctctcccagccgCGCTCGGCGGCGGCCGCAGCCCCGGAGCAGCCTGTAAGTACCGCGGGGCGGCGGCTAGGGCCCGAGGGAGGGGCTGCAGCGTCCTGCGAGCCCGGCTGCGGAGGGGGGCCGCGGGGACCCCAGGGAATGGAGCCCCGAGGCTCGGCGGCCGGGAGATGGGAGCAAccggggtgggggacaggggcgTTTAAGCGGGTGGAGGGGGGATGGGGCGCCGGGGTACAGGGATCCGGCCCGGCCCGGTGCTCCGGGATGCTGGCTAGGTCCCAGGAGCCTCGAGCGGGGAgcggagcggggggggggggggacggcaGGGTCAGGTTacggcgggggaggggagggcaaggcGGCCCGCGCCGCGACCTGCCGGTGCCTGGGGCCGCGTCCCCGGGGCGGCCGGAGAGCCTGCTCTCCATTTCCCCGGGCGAGCTCCTCCTCCCGGAGCAAGGCTAgtagtcttcctcctcctcctccacctccggCTGTTGCTGCTGCCGTAGCACTCGGGCTCCCGGCGCTGTGAGCAGAAATCTAATGAGACCCAACTGGCTGTTTATGTAATTCTTCACAGTCCTGTCTTAAGGCGTTGCTTTAAAAACTACCTTCCACCCAGCCTGGCTGGGCTCGGCAGCACCTTTAAGCAATCCAGCTGAATCTGCTCTCTGTCGGCACTTGGCTTTCGGTTTGGAAAGTATAGTTTGGAGGCAACATGAAAGATTCTTTGCCCTTTGTCACCAAGAATATGGAAAATGGAACAGACGGATTAACACCAGTTTGTTTTAAATGCCCTTTTTGATCAACCTCGGTATACAAATAGCTCTCCCTTGGAAATACCTCTGTTTGCCCTTGATCTTTTCTTATCCCCACCCAGTGCTGATCCAGCAACCGTTTAAAGGTCGACCTTACTGCTCCAGCCTCTCCAGGGGCTGTTCGTTTTttccagagagagaaggaggtagtttttaaaaattagaataaaactgAGCAACCATGCCCTTTAAACAGTAATCAATAGGAGTTTTAAGCTACTTGTTTTCCTTACACTTGCAGCTGAGATGAATTTcataatggggggtggggggacagtacccaaaaagaaaaagctttcaaGAAGAGCAGTTGTGTGAGTGCCCTTGGCATGATTAAAACTATAGGGAATATTTTGGTTTCTATCATCTGCCCAGGTGACAGTTTATTTAGTGTCTTTAATTTTAACAccatgttctttaaaaattaagaaaaaatttgtaACACAACATATCTAAATATTTGACATGGAGCAGATTTAAACATGTTTCCAAATGGTGAATAGCACAAAAACTAACAACCAGCTTGTAAAAGTGGAGTGTGTAGGTGGGTGCATTGAGTGTGCAATACACATCTAGTAAACACTGacatgaggagaaagaaaagaaacgtaTTCTTGGAGGTACCCAGAAAAGGTATGTAATAGCTTAAAATGCAATGCTGTTTTAATTGTAACTGTTTTGAACTTGAAGCAAGTGCCTTTTTAATTGTCTGTTCCTTTATTTTGTAGCGGTATTTTCCAGTCTTTCTAGCATAGTAgacattttcaaaaatgaaatgctTCCGATAAAAAGGCTTTGGAGCTACTACATTGATCTTATTTGGacatgtttgcttttgttttgttttcctaaaggAACAAGACCACGAAAGGTTGAAGGATAATCTAATACCAGCACTTTGAATGAGAATTTGTTTCTCTGCcatatactgatttttaaaaattttatttttccggTGGAGGAGTTGAAACAAATCTAACTTTTGTGGCATCGCAGCTATGCAGCTTGAAATCCAAGTAGcactaaattttattatttcctacTTGTACAATAAGCTTCCCAGGAGACGTGTCAACATTTTTGGTGAAGAGCTTGAAAGACTTCTTAAGAAGAAATATGAAGGGCACTGGTATCCTGAAAAGCCATACAAAGGATCAGGGTTTAGATGTATACACGTAGGGGAGAAAGTGGACCCCGTGATCGAACAAGCATCCAAAGAGAGTGGTTTGGACATCGACGATGTTCGCAGCAATCTGCCGCAGGATCTTAGCGTTTGGATCGACCCGTTTGAGGTTTCCTACCAAATTGGTGAAAAGGGACCAGTGAAGGTGCTCTATGTGGATGACAACAGTGAAAATGGATGTGAGCTGGATAAGGAGATCAAAAACAGCTTTAACCCAGAGGCCCAGGTTTTCATGCCCATAAGTGACCCAGCCTCTTCCGTGTCCAGctctccatcccctcccttcGGTCACTCTGCTGCTGTCAGCCCTACCTTCATGCCCCGGTCCACTCAGCCTTTAACCTTTACCACTGCCACTTTCGCTGCCACCAAGTTTGGCTCTACCAAGATGAAGAATAGTGGCCGTAGCAGCAAGGTAGCGCGTACTTCTCCCGTCAGCCTCGGCCTGAGTGTGAACGACATCCTCAAGCAGAaagccatctcctcctccatgcACTCTCTGTATGGGCTGGGCCtgggcagccagcagcagccacagcagcagcagcagccgccatCCCAGCCGCCTCCACCACctccgcagcagcagcagcagcagcagcaacagcagcaaaccTCTGCTCTTTCTCCGAATGCCAAGgaatttatttttcctaatatGCAGGGTCAAGGTAGTAGTACCAATGGAATGTTCCCAGGTGACAGCCCCCTTAACCTCAGTCCCCTCCAGTACAGTAATGCCTTTGATGTGTTTGCGGCCTACGGGGGCCTCAACGAGAAGTCTTTCGTAGATGGCTTGAATTTTAGCTTAAATAACATGCAGTATTCTAACCAGCAATTCCAGCCTGTCATGGCTAActaaaaaaacaagagagaacatGTATCGTACAAGTTAAAGTGCATCGGCCCaagggggaattttttttttcttccttgagattttttttttttaagattatagtaAGGATACATTCAAGCTTggttacaaaataaaacatgcatcATTTTTCATTTGCCAACCAAGCACAAAAGTTATTTTATACTGactgtatattttaaagtatactcTCAGATATGGCCTCTCACAGTATTTAAGATATAGCAAGGacatggctgatttttttttttatatatatataaaaaattggCACTAATAAGTGGGTTTATTGGTCTTTTCTAATTGTATAATTTAATTTAGTACAAAGTTTGTAAAATATCAGAGGATATATATATTGTTTCTACGACACGGTATTGCATTTCTATCTTTTTACTACAGTGATCTGTGACAGCAGCttcatgttgtattttttttactGAAATTGTATAATATCCATCTTAAAGACATCAAACTATTCTGAAAATTGTGTACAGGATATTCCTTTAGTGGTGGAATTAAAATGTACGAAtatttgctttttcaaaaaaatgtattttctgttaAAGGTTTAAAGATTTTTGCTATATATTATGGAAGAAAATGTAATCgtaaatattaattttgtacCTATATTGTGCAATACTTGAAAAAACGGTATAAAAGTATTTTGAGTCAGTGTCTTACATGTTAAGAGGGACTGAAATAGTTTATATTAAGTTTgtattaaaattctttaaaattaaaaatgcctATTCTGTGGTCTTTGTTTTAATAAGCCTTTGCTGAAGTCTGTGGGTGAAACTAGGTAGCACATGCTCTTGAAGAAGGCCCGTACGAGGTCACTGAGCCACAGAGGAATAAAGAACTCAGAGGCTCTGCTGTTCTTCACACAGCAGTTTGCCAGAGCGAGGGTGTAGCCTGTAGAGTGTCTGCctagcagaaagcagaaagccgTGGGGTTGAGCCCCGGCATCCTGTAAATGCAAGTGTTACACGCATGCCTCTAGTACCGCAGCGTTCAGGAGTAGAGGCAGGATGAGACGTTCAAGGTTGTCCTTGAATACATAATTCAAGGTTGCcccaggctacatgagaccctgtcttttaaaaaataaacaaaatcagggTAACCAGTGTTTGGGGCAGCATTGTTTTATAACAACCTTCATCAGGAACAGTATGTTAAGGCTGGTTAAGCCTGCTTTATAGCAATTGTTACTTAAAATATCATGTGTCTAGGAGAGAGCCAGGTTATAGGATGAAGTCATAATCTAATAGCATTTATTTGAAGTATAGATGGAGGAGCTTTAAAAAAGCGGTTGGCCTACCCTTCAAAGGTTTTGTTTATGATCCTTTAAATTCAGCTATTATCTATAGCTAGAGAGAATTTAGGATTAAAACCATCCACAGTTGGAAGAGTTGTTAAACattaatgtttgtttcttttcccagTGAAACTTTTACATGc includes these proteins:
- the Tob1 gene encoding protein Tob1, which gives rise to MQLEIQVALNFIISYLYNKLPRRRVNIFGEELERLLKKKYEGHWYPEKPYKGSGFRCIHVGEKVDPVIEQASKESGLDIDDVRSNLPQDLSVWIDPFEVSYQIGEKGPVKVLYVDDNSENGCELDKEIKNSFNPEAQVFMPISDPASSVSSSPSPPFGHSAAVSPTFMPRSTQPLTFTTATFAATKFGSTKMKNSGRSSKVARTSPVSLGLSVNDILKQKAISSSMHSLYGLGLGSQQQPQQQQQPPSQPPPPPPQQQQQQQQQQQTSALSPNAKEFIFPNMQGQGSSTNGMFPGDSPLNLSPLQYSNAFDVFAAYGGLNEKSFVDGLNFSLNNMQYSNQQFQPVMAN